Genomic segment of Acidobacteriota bacterium:
CCTGGATGATCAGGTCTGCCACATACAAGAAGCCGCCGAAGATGAAGCTGGAGATCACCACCACGATCGACGTACTCACCACCTCGTCACGGGACGGGAAGGTGACCTTCTTCATCTCCGATCGCGTCTCGGTCAAGAATGCTCGCGACTTGGTCCACCA
This window contains:
- the secE gene encoding preprotein translocase subunit SecE, translated to MTETRSEMKKVTFPSRDEVVSTSIVVVISSFIFGGFLYVADLIIQGLYQGLFRVLGA